The region GGTGTGTAAGCAGccaaaactgcatttaaaaagcagggtatttttaaaaataacagttgtCATTTCCAACACTGTATCATGCcgtttctgtaaaatatttaatgaatattttgcaCTAATATATTACCACCAGTATGAAATGCATTACTTTCCCTATTTACATGAAATGGCACCTACCGACTATCTCTGTCCCACAGGAGTATTCGTATGTGGTTGATTATCGATGGCTGGCCTAGTTTGATTTCAATTCCAGAACGGCAGTCATCATCGATCGGGTGTCGAGAGAAGCCATGATCCAAGTCATAGTTCTGTGTATCCCCATCTAATAAAGCGGACTTCAGCTCCCCTTTTACAACCTGCGCTCCATACTTCATTGTTGCAATATTTTCCCCTGGTACTATGAAGAGGAGGAAATAATTGCTTAGTTTTTATACTCTCACACTGCACACTGTTCTAAACATCAACTGTATTAGGTCAGAACAAAAAATTATTGCCAGCATCCTTTCTTGGCTACAAACACATTctcaaggaaaaacaaaagtagaaaaagagaagtattttagaaattttccttcttccatttcGTTTAATGCCCCTTAGGCCTTTTATCATAATATGTAGTGATAATTTACTAGTATGTAGCATCTATATTCTCAGTCCCCTTCATGATTCTACAGAATTCTACTGAAACTTTCTCATTAAATCATTACTTTCCTCCTGGTTTTAAAAGTTTGGTCTATTCAAGTCTCTCTTTGTGATCAACCTCTCATCATACCTCTAATTTTTTGCCCTTCTCACTTTTTTTGTTCTAATTTCAACtggaggttttttggtttgaAGCGGAAGGAAACTAAAAATGCCATGCAAAGTTCAAGATGTGGATGCATCATGCATTTGCAGAGCGGTACATACAGTGGTATCACTATACAAGCTATTTGGATAGCTATACAAGCTTCCAGTACTCTGCAAAGCTAAATAAACCTGAGTGAAATGGAAATTTTGGCTACTAGAGCTTTGAAGGAACATGGTAAAGCAAGATCTTTTTGCCACCACTTCACAGGAATAAACTTGTTACATCCTACAAACAGATCTTCTATCAAGATAACTGGAGATAATGATCCCTAACTCCAACTACAAAACAACACATTGATGAACCACCCTGTTGAAAAGGCATTTTGAACAGTCTTGTTTGAGGACAGGTCTATAAAACATGATCTGAAATCTAAATGATGAAAATCTGCCCCTGAACCATTCAGGCAAGTTGACAAGAGAAGTACGAATTTTAACAGAACATTAAGTTTAACATCTAAGGAACAGAATTTGAAGTGGTAGAATTTTCACTGTATTGTAGTACTACtacataaaaacattaaatgcaCAACTATGAAATTGCCATGTTTCCACAAACAGAAGAAGTCCCGAGAGCCTGAACTAGTActaaaacaacacagaaattcAATTCCATAAAAAGCTGTAATTCTGACGAAGCTGGAAATCTTGAGATTAGGAGCATATTATTACTGAGACATaaataggcagaaaaaaattcagaaaacacCGCACTGCCAACAGAATGTCTTACATGACAAGACCTTTACAATATCCTAATATTAACTCAtatgtttaaatattaaatctgTAACTTGtaagagagaacaaagagggGATACAGCTCTGAGAAAGTAGTTACATTTTCAGGACTCTTCATGCATGACTGACAGACTCCACTGCAGGCTTTCAAAGAACACTTCACTTGATTCTTTGCTGTGGGGCAAATACTCTCTACAAATCGCATATTAGACGGCAAACTAACAATATCTTTTTGAAGTTCAGTATTAGATATTATTGTTGAATTAACAGAGAATACAGACAAAAGTCAAACTTTTTAGACTTCCAGAACAGAATTTTGGAAGACTTGTTTAAACTACTTGGGCAAGCATGTAAATAGTACGAGAAAAATCAAAAGTAGTGAAGATGAAAATCTTCATGAAGTAGAAAATGAGTTATCATCAACATAAAACCATTTAAATATTGCATATCCCACAGCCAATgcgtttttatttttaatgttcctGCCAAAGATTTGCTATTAGAATAGTACTTCCTCTAGGAAAATACTCTTATTACAACATTCATGTTTGAGTAATATGAGATACAAAGTAAGAAAATATGTTGACTAATATCATTTGAGGAATAGAAATGGCAAGAACAGTATGTAACAAGATATTTAATTAtataagtttttttttaaaacacacgATAGATAAAAACTCAAAGAAGAAATTAACCATATCCTCCAGACAACTATAGTCACcaaatgacaaaaagaaaaatcaaaccaccAACCTCATACTTACTTAACATGCCCCTGTAGTTGAGATCCATGTCCCGACTTTCAGAACGAATCTTAATGGCATCTAGGATGGCATCAGGTGACAACAATCCAGAAGGTCTTACAACATTTAGTAGTTCTGTTAGACTCATTAATGGCAAACGTACTGCTTGCATGATTTCAGCATGGTTTTCCTTGGGGTTATGTTTACACCAATTCATCAGAGCTTGGAAAATGTCCTTCTCAGGAGCTGCAAATGAGTCCCTCAGTACAATACTTAGAAGAgcagcctggaaaagaaaaaaaataaagtcctaaataaatagaaataaaattaaatatttttttttaaaaacaggaagaaaaaaggaaacaaaaaaaaggcaaaaattaatGGAGATTTTAACtttagttattaaaaataatctccaaAGGAGAGACTACCTGAAACAGTAGCTTGTTTTAGTTACTTATGCAAAAAATTATTGAATCCATCATGTAAATAATAGGTAATATTATAAACCCACTAGGAGAAATAAGTCAGAATTGAAATGTAGAGAACTATTCAAATCAATTTAATTCCAGTTACTGTATCAAATTTACTCTGGAACATAAGAAGTGAATTGGGGATTTGGTAGTATAATTCAAAGCATCCCCTTAAGGTTAGACTGGTATAAGAACACTGACGAGAAAACGTGTGGCTTGCACCTTTTAAAACCATTTATAACTACTTGCGATTTCTGCCTCCCACTGACCCTTTTTAGCTCTCTTTCGGTACCTACTTAAAATCAGCAGGCAAAAACTTCAGTGGTTCTTACTCATGCAGAAAACCCACTGACtgcaaaatgagaacaaaaagaactgaacagcttttttattttcacttagCTAGCAGCATAATTAGGAGTTTGCctaagaaaaagacaaatctcTCATATATACCAGGACTGGCTATGCCAAAGATGTCAGAGTATGCACTTCCTGATGAATGACATTTGCTAATTTCTTTATTGATCATATGCTCTCTCAGCTCAGATTTAACAAACTGCACGTAACAGGGTATGGTAGAGAGAAAGcgcatttttctttcccatgcaACTAGTAAGTCAGTCAGCAGAGTGTCTTGTAGTTATTCAAGGATTAGACCCATCACAGCCTTTTCACTGAAAAcacttaaagaaataaaaattaaaccatCATTCATTCAAGATGCTCTACTGCTTCAGGTGAACACCATCTGAAAACACTCTTGCACTATTACATCCAGTTCAAAGACCACTCCAGAGTAAGTGGAAAATTTCAGTGGCATACAACAGCCTAACTCAGACACAAATATTTATGCATctcacaacaacaaaaacaacacagaaaaaacccaaaccaccccaCACCATCACCATATTATGCAATTTCAGAACATGATGACAATAAGTAATATAAATCACAAGAACTTCCAGAATGCTTCAGCTTACACAGTAGAAATATCATCTATCACTGAGACAGCTTATATCAAGAAATTAATGGAAAGTAGTATCTTCTGCTACCTTCGAATCTTTCCTTTATATCCCCTGGACAGCGTTTAGAAGCCAAATTATATTATTTCAAGAACAGATCAAAAAAACAACTTAAGATTAGATTATCTGCTTCTACCTTTTCAAACACTCCAtcaaattttcttcatttatctATTCTGACTGGTCAAAACTAAATACctaaaaaattcaaaacagtTCACCTTGGCTTGAACATTTCCATTTGTCACAGTTTCACTAGTAAAAAGTGATACCTGTTAACTAACATATAAACTTGTATTTTTGTGCCCCCATTAGCATTTCATCATGAAGTTGTAGAGAAATAAACattcctggggaaaaaagtgcaaacaaaaaatataccTTAGAAAGCGAAAGGAAGCCTTCGCTGGAGAGCACCTCTTGGGCATTTCTATCCATGAACATACAGCACATACAAGTTAATTTGGGAAGGGAATACAGACTGGCAACATCAAATGTCATACAGACATTCTGAATATTAAGTATTGTGCAAAGATACTCAGATGTGGAATCTTCCAGTTCTGGGAACCCATATTTATGTGCCAGGCTTAGGAAGTCTAGGAGAACCTCCTCTTTCTCATCTCGTAGTGTAGCACGACCAGTGTAAATATATTTCAACAGCATGGTAAATGCTTCTGCAGTGGTGTCCTGAAGAGGAATTTCTGCTTCAGGCTGAGATTCTCTCATTCCGCCATACAACAATGCTCTGTAAGGAAGAGAAAATTTGAGAAGTTTATATCCTGATAAAAGCCAGGcaaaaagtagaaagagaaaagaataaattactATTTACAGCAAGGGGAACACAAAAGGGATATGGTTTAAGAATCTACAAAGGAAAAACCCTTATTTCTGGCATATAAAGTACAGCGCTGCTCTGCAAGAAGCTGCACAAGAATAATattctaatgcatcatgtttTTATCTTATACAACAATTGCCCCATCTCTACTTTGAGCAACAGCTTGCAAAGCAGAAATTGAGATTTGATTctcgtttttgtttgttgtttttttttttttcttcatatagtgcactcattaagaaaaaaaaaaaatgaaaagttttcagaaagcaagtgaaaaaaatagttCACCACTATAGTGGCAATGGTAGATGAGCAAATCATGAGATTCTTAATCCTCTATTCCTTACTCTAAACCCAGGACACAGAAACTCCAACAAAATCCTAAATCTTGAGCAAAATCAAAGTactaataatgattttttttttaaatatgataGGCAGTTGGAACATAATTTGCATTCACAGTTTATTTATGAGCTTATCCCTCTGATAAAATTAACTGGAAGATTATCAGGAAGTTCTATTAATTATATTTAGAATGAAAAGTGTCCATCTCTTAAAAGAGCTGAATTAACATCATTcctagttttaaaatatatattctaaaTTGCATCAGCCAGACTTCTTTAAATACTCAATTCCAATGCATCTAAATTGAACTTTCTAACTGAGTATATTCCATAGAAGCAAAACATCCATACTCTGagaaatcaaaacaattttACCACAGAACTTTTCTGTTCAGAAGTTACTTCTCTCTTGAATTTGTGAAACTACCTTCAAAATCCAATTTAATGAAGGTCAAAAGAATAACATCATGACATGgtatttatctttttatatttGGACACAATAATTTGATGTGCAGGGAAACATTCACACAGAAAAGGTCACACTCAATGGACAGATGATTACACCCTGAAAAGTTCACAGAGAAACAATGTTTATCTTATCTGCATGAAAATTTCCTGTGAGCCTGACAAAAGCGATACTTCACCTGAAATAATGGCACCTAGCAGCCAGGATCACTCTGTGTGCCGGAAAACGTTTCTTTTCTACAATAAAGGTAACATCACTATATTCTTCCCCATTCATTAGAGCACCAATGTGCTCTGACAGAATGTGAACGTGGTCAATCTCACCCACAGCCGTGTAAGGACGAAGCGGGTGGCTGTTACTCATCTTGGAGGGATGGTGATATTGGTAgcctaaagaaaaaagaaaacaaccagtATTATAAAGGgcacaaatattaaaaaaatggcaaagatcAAGCtgcgattaaaaaaaaaaaaaagccaaccagtATAATTTACCACGtattacaagaaaaatgaaaacaagaggTTTTCTATTCAAGTTCATTTACAACAGGACACAATGCAGCTTGCAAGCTTGCATCAACAATTCTAGCCAACAGAAAATATTGCACCTTGTTGCTCTGTTAGTCCATTTACTTAAAATAAAgagcttcaaaaaaaaaaaagaattaaaaattaaactattttaattaaagtaaCCATTGGAAAGCAATTTTATCTGAATTAAAATGCACATatattacaaagaaataaaataatttgaccAATTAAGCACAGTCTTAACTCCCAAGTCTCTACTAAAATCAGTGATAAGTAAAAACATCAGTGTTTTTGCAGAATTCCAATCAACTTTCCAGAaccaggaaaaaatatacaatCTGGATAActtttaataaataacaaagTCTGTCAAAGAGCAAAGCTTTACAATGTACAATTCAATTTTCTTACCCTCTCTACTCAGCTTTCTTGATGTCTTCTTGTTCCCTCATAtatgtaagaaaataaagctcCTAATCCTGCTCAGTCATAGAAGTAGGAGACTGTCCATTTTACGCACAGTACAGATTAATGCATTAATCATATCTTTGAttacattattttgttatttcttaattcacaagaggttttagttttgttgggtttggtttatTTCAGCAATAGAGGCTTTCTGTAGTCTTGGTGGCAAGATCATCCACAGGAGAATTTAGGTCTCAAATCAGCTTCTACACTTCTGCttacttttaaataaacaaaggtTGGCTGCTTCAGATAATAACCATCCATATTTTCAGAGACACCTTCTGTGCTCCCACGACTAGCCACTTTTCAAAATGAGCACATACTTAGTGCTGAAGAAAGATGGTGAACCacaagaaacaggaaaattatgAAGCTGTACCCTGCACACAGCTAACACATTAATGTTTCAAGTGAAATATTCATGACATGAACATATTTTAggctatattttaaaagtataatgAGAAAATACACATCTGTTTCCAGTCGTTGCtaccccaacaacaaaaacacatgTGCATGGGTTTAAGCATTATTTGCACTTCTGTAACCCCTGGAAACAGTTAATCCAAAATCAAGATACTGTAGAAACATGGAACTTTAAACTAAACTAGAAAAAGTGATAGAAAATAAGAttcaagaaaaacacagcaTACTAGATTGATTATATAGCACAAATGGGAACAAAACCcagcttcctttgggctgtctctgctgtttgaATTAGAAGCTGAGTGCCTGTGTGGTCATTACAGCGTGAAACCAGCAATACTGGCGGAGATACTGGAGGCAGCCTAACCGGGGGAACACAGAGCACTGTACAGTCCTTCTTCTACCCTGACAGGAGAGTAAACTAATTTTTACGGTTTTTCATAATAACAGTCTGCTTCTTCCATTTGCACTAGTTAATTTACAATTAGCTAAGACAACTCTGCACTGAACAGATTTATGCCACATACACTTTCAGTAACATCTACTTTGTAACAAGCAAGATTAATTTAACTCACAGtcaggttacatttacttacacTAGCAACAA is a window of Columba livia isolate bColLiv1 breed racing homer chromosome 3, bColLiv1.pat.W.v2, whole genome shotgun sequence DNA encoding:
- the BTBD9 gene encoding BTB/POZ domain-containing protein 9, whose translation is MAKNPNFQEAGQLSTGYVHCRSSDSFTGYQYHHPSKMSNSHPLRPYTAVGEIDHVHILSEHIGALMNGEEYSDVTFIVEKKRFPAHRVILAARCHYFRALLYGGMRESQPEAEIPLQDTTAEAFTMLLKYIYTGRATLRDEKEEVLLDFLSLAHKYGFPELEDSTSEYLCTILNIQNVCMTFDVASLYSLPKLTCMCCMFMDRNAQEVLSSEGFLSLSKAALLSIVLRDSFAAPEKDIFQALMNWCKHNPKENHAEIMQAVRLPLMSLTELLNVVRPSGLLSPDAILDAIKIRSESRDMDLNYRGMLIPGENIATMKYGAQVVKGELKSALLDGDTQNYDLDHGFSRHPIDDDCRSGIEIKLGQPSIINHIRILLWDRDSRSYSYYIEVSMDELDWIRVIDHSKYLCRSWQNLYFPARVCRYIRIVGTHNTVNKVFHIVAFECMFTNKTFTLEKGLIVPTENVATIADCASVIEGVSRSRNALLNGDTKNYDWDSGYTCHQLGSGAIVVQLAQPYMIGSIRLLLWDCDDRSYSYYIEVSTNQQQWTMVADCTKISCKSWQTITFDKQPASFIRIVGTHNTANEVFHCVHFECPAQNSTHKDENSKEVATTEVGTGGQQLVSRPVQAASTTSLHSPPASTSRSHAHQP